The Oenanthe melanoleuca isolate GR-GAL-2019-014 chromosome 1A, OMel1.0, whole genome shotgun sequence genome contains a region encoding:
- the LOC130248713 gene encoding acrosin-like gives MAVLGLLVLLALAWPGGATWDSCRGTCGLRPMASDHSSAAGTSHSASAQTGAWPGIVSIQATYENGTWHMCSGVLFSSQWVLTVAHCFARAGATATWEVVMGATDLTQPGPEAEVRHIQRLLVHQHYVPSTARNDIALLELDQPVECSDYVQLGCVPDASLRVSELKSCYIAGWNFARGLGLQEAKVHLMDTELCNSSRWYAGAVHTDNLCAGYPHGGIDTCQGDSGSPLVCKDNEADYFWLVGTYSWGRGCERARHPGIYTSTQHFYNWVLIQTGLNPADIPGRVPEPKCAVSPEPEVTLTSAETPTPEPTPEPTPEPTPEPTPETTPETTTVPEPTTVAVPEPTTVPIPEPTHIPEPEQQPEPVTMPGPELVPELVPELGPELVPELGPELVPEPASEPEMPAVPVEAPVPAPEPEREPEPEPERDRRLLISVPYRSLVKFCNLLKDFLQFLRDQVG, from the exons atggctgtgctggggctgctcgtgctgctggccctggcctGGCCCGGGGGGGCCACCTGGGACAGCTGCAG GGGCACCTGCGGGCTCCGGCCCATGGCATCtgaccacagctctgctgctggcacgtCCCACTCTGCCAGTGCCCAGACAGGGGCCTGGCCTGGCATCGTCAGCATCCAGGCCACCTACGAGAATGGCACGTGGCACATGTGCTCAGGTGTCCTCTTCAGCTCCCAGTGGGTGCTCACGGTGGCACACTGCTTCGCCAGGGCCGG GGCCACTGCCACGTGGGAGGTGGTGATGGGGGCCACAGATCTGACTCAGCCGGGCCCTGAGGCTGAGGTGAGACACATCCAGAGGCTCCTGGTGCACCAGCACTACGTGCCTTCCACGGCCAGGAACGACAttgccctgctggagctggaccAGCCCGTGGAGTGCAGTGACTACgtccagctgggctgtgtgccCGACGCCTCGCTCAGGGTCTCGGAGCTGAAATCCTGCTACATCGCCGGCTGGAACTTTGCCAGAG GCTTagggctgcaggaggccaaGGTCCATCTCATGGACACGGAGCTCTGCAACAGCAGCCGCTGGTACGCGGGGGCCGTTCACACTGACAACCTGTGCGCTGGGTACCCGCACGGAGGCATCGACACCTGCCAG ggggacagcgGGAGTCCCCTCGTCTGCAAGGACAACGAAGCTGACTACTTCTGGCTCGTGGGCACGTAcagctgggggagaggctgTGAGAGAGCCAGGCACCCCGGGATCTACACCTCCACCCAACATTTCTACAACTGGGTCCTGATCCAGACGGGCCTGAACCCAGCTGACATACCCGGTCGAGTCCCAGAGCCGAAATGTGCCGTGTCCCCTGAGCCAGAAGTCACCCTGACTTCTGCCGAGACCCCGACCCCAGAGCCGACCCCAGAGCCGACCCCAGAGCCGACCCCAGAGCCGACTCCAGAGACGACTCCAGAGACGACCACAGTGCCAGAGCCGACGacagtggcagtgccagagccGACGACGGTGCCGATACCGGAGCCGACGCACATTCCAGAGCCCGAGCAACAACCAGAGCCGGTGACCATGCCGGGGCCAGAGCTGGTGCCAGAGCtggtgccagagctggggccggagctggtgccagagctgggaCCAGAGCTGGTGCCAGAGCCGGCATCGGAGCCAGAAATGCCCGCTGTGCCCGTGGAGGCGCCGGTGCCAGCACCGGAACCGGAACGCGAACCGGAACCCGAGCCCGAGCGGGACAGGCGCCTGCTCATCTCGGTGCCGTACCGCAGCCTGGTGAAATTCTGTAACCTGCTCAAGGATTTCTTGCAGTTTCTGCGGGACCAGGTGGGCTGA
- the LOC130248715 gene encoding paired box protein Pax-4-like has translation MQHRGPSGVNQLGGLFLNGRPLPTCKRQRIIALAASGARSSDISRSLKVSNGCVSKILARYYRTGAVGPKAGGGSKPRMATPAVVARIARLKLEQPGLFAWQIRRQLHAEGICASSRVPSVSSINRVLRTLPGDLRLAVSPPAAVPQPPRHRSGARSRSRSRSRSRSRSRSRSRSRSGSRSRSRSRSRTVFSRQQAEALEKEFQRGQYPDPATRQSLAAATQLPDSTIRVWFSNRRAKWRRENKLEAGGAGSWCRWIPPALGPAAQPLPDAPAGSAQPLPGLATPRRPPAPLHLCAPGPCAWDDAVCGLAPGGSPAPAPWQPLESPPFALLPPGLTPLPAWGLKPR, from the exons ATGCAGCACCGAG GGCCCAGCGGGGTGAACCAGCTCGGGGGGCTCTTCCTGAAcggccgccccctccccacgTGCAAGCGGCAGAGAATCATCGCGCTGGCGGCGAGCGGCGCCCGCAGCTCCGACATCTCCCGCAGCCTCAAG GTGTCCAACGGCTGCGTCAGCAAAATCCTGGCCCGCTACTACCGGACAGGGGCCGTGGGGCCCAAGGCCGGCGGGGGCAGCAAGCCCCGCATGGCCACCCCCGCCGTGGTGGCCCGGATCGCGCGGCTCAAGCTGGAGCAGCCCGGGCTCTTCGCCTGGCAGATCCGCCGGCAGCTGCACGCCGAGGGAATCTGCGCCAGCAGCCGCGTCCCCAGC gtcTCCTCCATCAACCGCGTGCTCAGGACCCTGCCCGGCGACCTGCGGCTGGCGG tgtcccctCCGGCCGcggtcccgcagcccccgcggCACCGCAGCGGcgccaggagcaggagcaggagcaggagcaggagcaggagcaggagcaggagcaggagcaggagcaggagcgggagcaggagcaggagcaggagcaggagcaggaccGTGTTCTCCAGGCAGCAGGCGGAGGCTCTGGAGAAAG AGTTCCAGAGGGGACAGTACCCGGACCCGGCCACCCGCCAGAGCCTGGCCGCGGCCACCCAGCTCCCGGACAGCACCATCCGG GTCTGGTTCTCGAACCGCCGAGCCAAGTGGCGACGGGAGAACAAGCTGGAGGCTGGCGGCGCAG GCTCCTGGTGCCGCTGGATCCCGCCCGCCCTCGGTCCCGCCGCACAG CCGCTCCCGGACGCCCCCGCGGGCTCGGCGCAGCCCCTCCCCGGCCTGGCCACCCCCCGGCgacccccggccccgctgcaCCTCTGCGCCCCCGGGCCCTGCGCCTGGGACGACGCTGTCTGCG GTCTGGCTCCAGGCGGGAGCCCCGCTCCCGcgccctggcagcccctggagaGCCCCCCCTTCGCCCTGCTGCCCCCCGGGCTCACCCCGCTGCCAGCCTGGGGCCTGAAGCCCCGCTGA